From a region of the Panicum virgatum strain AP13 chromosome 2K, P.virgatum_v5, whole genome shotgun sequence genome:
- the LOC120673315 gene encoding protein NOI4-like isoform X2, with amino-acid sequence MAEKGSPLPKFGEWDVNDPASAEGFTVIFNKARDEKKTGGNSQGQDEQVKSEQQPSGQGFDAPKKKWLCCFQPSAAES; translated from the exons ATGGCT GAAAAAGGAAGCCCCCTGCCTAAGTTTGGGGAGTGGGATGTCAACGACCCTGCTTCAGCTGAGGGATTTACTGTAATATTTAACAAAGCTAGAGATGAGAAGAAGACTGGAGGAAATTCACAGGGACAAGATGAGCAAGTTAAAAGTGAACAGCAACCATCTGGGCAAGGCTTCGATGCTCCCAAG AAGAAATGGTTGTGCTGCTTTCAACCCAGTGCCGCTGAATCCTAA
- the LOC120673315 gene encoding protein NOI4-like isoform X1, protein MAEKGSPLPKFGEWDVNDPASAEGFTVIFNKARDEKKTGGNSQGQDEQVKSEQQPSGQGFDAPKVGNTKKWLCCFQPSAAES, encoded by the exons ATGGCT GAAAAAGGAAGCCCCCTGCCTAAGTTTGGGGAGTGGGATGTCAACGACCCTGCTTCAGCTGAGGGATTTACTGTAATATTTAACAAAGCTAGAGATGAGAAGAAGACTGGAGGAAATTCACAGGGACAAGATGAGCAAGTTAAAAGTGAACAGCAACCATCTGGGCAAGGCTTCGATGCTCCCAAGGTAGGCAATACA AAGAAATGGTTGTGCTGCTTTCAACCCAGTGCCGCTGAATCCTAA